Genomic window (Aethina tumida isolate Nest 87 chromosome 4, icAetTumi1.1, whole genome shotgun sequence):
AGCGTccgaatattataaaatggacGACAACTTCGCATCGGCAAAGGCGTGCTTAATAAAAGTGGCCGATCACAGTTCATTGAAGGAGAACTACAAAAAGGCCTCcgaaattttcaaacaaatcgcAGACTATGAGTTATCCTGTGCAATATTGAAGTTGAGTGCCAAagatcattttttcaaatcaattttgtgtaaattttgCATGGATGAGAATGGACCCAGATTGATAGAACAAGTTAAAAACTTCGCCAGTCGATGTCCGTTATTCGAAGGGGGTAAAGAACATCAACTTATTTTAACAATCAGCGATTGTATAAATGAATTTGATGTGGCCAAATTTGAAGAAGCAGTTAAAAACTTTGATACGACGACGAGACTTTCTACTTGGCATGTCACTATGCTGCTCAGGATTAAACGGGGAATCATCGAAGAGTTGGATCTAcgctaaaattgttaaaaatatctatatctCAATTTGTTtccttaataaatatctttattatttagatcaCATTATTCTAAGCCACTATTCTTTCTCagggaatctaaataaattaaaaataaaataa
Coding sequences:
- the LOC109604941 gene encoding alpha-soluble NSF attachment protein, with protein sequence MSQVEERASQLKNEAQKKLSSRGILQFLFGSSRTEQAIDCFQRAGNLYKMSKNWREATGVFNEAAHLSLKRGYEFEAANGYINAAKCCKQYDVTEAIGIMLRAIDIFVGMGKFMVAARHHQTIAELYENEQMNVPKALEHYEIASEYYKMDDNFASAKACLIKVADHSSLKENYKKASEIFKQIADYELSCAILKLSAKDHFFKSILCKFCMDENGPRLIEQVKNFASRCPLFEGGKEHQLILTISDCINEFDVAKFEEAVKNFDTTTRLSTWHVTMLLRIKRGIIEELDLR